One Deinococcus ruber DNA window includes the following coding sequences:
- the rplQ gene encoding 50S ribosomal protein L17 has translation MRHGRSGRKLNRNSSSREALARTQATALLREGRIQTTLTKAKELRPYVEKIITTAKGGDLHSRRICARDIQDNSVLQKLFSEIAPKYEGRPGGYTRILKVGVRRGDAVTMALIELV, from the coding sequence ATGCGTCACGGACGTTCCGGTCGCAAACTTAACCGCAACAGCAGCTCGCGCGAAGCGCTGGCCCGTACTCAGGCCACTGCTCTGCTGCGCGAAGGCCGCATTCAGACCACCCTCACCAAGGCGAAGGAACTGCGTCCCTACGTCGAAAAGATCATCACGACGGCCAAGGGCGGCGACCTGCACAGCCGCCGTATCTGCGCCCGTGATATTCAGGACAACAGTGTGCTTCAGAAGCTGTTTTCCGAGATCGCGCCCAAGTACGAAGGGCGTCCCGGCGGCTACACCCGTATCCTGAAAGTCGGCGTGCGTCGCGGTGACGCCGTGACGATGGCCCTGATCGAACTGGTGTAA